In a single window of the Aminomonas paucivorans DSM 12260 genome:
- a CDS encoding addiction module antidote protein, with protein MKDLAVFDAAEYLDSEEMVAEYLDAALEDGDPEVLLRAIADVAKARGMTRLAREAGVGRESLYKALAPGAKPRYDTVLKLLRALGVALRASPRAGGL; from the coding sequence TTGAAGGATCTGGCGGTTTTCGACGCGGCGGAGTACCTGGACAGCGAGGAAATGGTGGCGGAGTACCTGGATGCGGCGCTGGAGGACGGAGATCCGGAGGTGCTCCTTCGGGCGATTGCGGATGTGGCCAAGGCTCGGGGGATGACTCGTCTGGCCCGGGAGGCAGGGGTGGGACGGGAGAGCCTCTACAAAGCCCTGGCTCCCGGGGCCAAACCCCGGTACGACACGGTGCTGAAGCTTCTTCGAGCCCTTGGGGTGGCGCTTCGCGCTTCGCCCCGGGCCGGGGGTCTTTGA
- a CDS encoding efflux RND transporter permease subunit translates to MSLSDASLKRPVAMGCLLIALAFLGVNAYRKMGLELMPKVDAPYISILTVWPGASPTDIEVDVAKKIEDAVSGVDGLKHVISTCMENAVQTSLEFELGTDVNVAADDVREKVDQKLSELPEDVEKPVIQKFDVNAQPVVTLALVGDLPLDELYDYADQSLRDRFSVLSGVADVKLTGGAKREVHVLLDRDLLAAAGLTSLQVEQALREGVRTLPAGRVREGGAEFSVRYDAEFHSVPDIGSLQVVGRDGARRYIRDLGTVRLGTEERRQAVFLDGRPAVAIRVVKKADANTVVVVDKVRATMEALQKTLPGGTKLTWVSDEGDYIRASVDSTVNNIWQGVLLTAGILFLFLYNLRSTFVVAVSMPLTIIIALFFMQLLGYTLNTSTLLAAGLSVGILVSNSLVVLESVLTHLQRTGDPWRAAREGTADVAVAVLASAGTNVVVMLPIGLMGSMVGLFFRPFALTSVVVNGVSIFISFTLTPILAALVLKPVDETQDSRLKRLERRWNQGLDRLADRYVGALRKMLRHKALTLGVLGGVAVLFLHALSLAPGIGFSFAPDIDKGTIYMKLEFPTRQDLETTVGRVQEAQGLLKGLPGLRRVLSTVGVVEGLGENQQGVYLAQIQLNLSDKMDRDEGIARILTELRRRFRSFPDCIVTASIPGLVGGQSSPIDLEIRGDDLKELDRIALGVADRARKTPGFVDLDTSVREGKPEIRVLPRRAVLADLGASPLAVGALLRGNLEGVKAATYKSGAKTYDIRVKLAERPGKDQVQTFQIPTTPGHTVALANFASLEERRSPIQIRRSDKVRVSKVNASLASGLPLGTAVQTLNREIREGDLLPPGYEARFRGEFERMDEATAAFGEAAVLSVLLTFLALSAIMESFKWATLILTTVPLGLVGVLWALALTGTSMSIFVLLGTVMLIGIVVNNAILVIDRFLTIRRAEPELGQEEGMYKALEESFRPVLMVTAAAVLGMLPLAVASGLGSELTNGIGIASAGGVLMSGLLALFVVPLIYLAYVKVRRRRTPSAS, encoded by the coding sequence ATGTCCCTCTCCGATGCCTCCCTGAAGCGCCCCGTGGCCATGGGGTGCCTCCTCATCGCCCTGGCCTTCCTGGGGGTCAACGCCTACCGGAAGATGGGCCTGGAGCTGATGCCCAAGGTGGACGCCCCCTACATCTCCATCCTCACGGTGTGGCCCGGGGCCTCTCCCACGGACATCGAGGTGGACGTGGCCAAGAAGATCGAGGACGCGGTCTCCGGGGTGGACGGGCTGAAGCACGTCATCTCCACCTGCATGGAGAACGCCGTGCAGACCAGCCTGGAGTTCGAACTGGGCACGGACGTGAACGTGGCGGCGGACGACGTGCGGGAAAAGGTGGACCAGAAGCTCTCGGAGCTTCCCGAGGACGTGGAGAAGCCGGTGATCCAGAAGTTCGACGTGAACGCCCAGCCCGTGGTGACCCTGGCCCTGGTGGGAGACCTGCCCCTGGACGAGCTGTACGACTACGCGGACCAGTCCCTTCGGGACCGGTTCTCCGTGCTGTCGGGGGTGGCGGACGTGAAGCTCACCGGGGGGGCCAAGCGGGAGGTGCACGTGCTGCTGGACCGGGACCTCCTGGCCGCGGCGGGGCTCACCTCCCTCCAGGTGGAACAGGCCCTGCGGGAGGGGGTGCGCACCCTCCCGGCGGGACGGGTGCGGGAAGGAGGGGCGGAATTCTCCGTGCGCTACGACGCGGAGTTCCACTCCGTGCCGGACATCGGCTCCCTCCAGGTGGTGGGCCGGGACGGGGCCCGGCGGTACATCCGGGACCTGGGGACGGTGCGCCTGGGCACGGAGGAGCGCCGCCAGGCGGTGTTCCTGGACGGCAGGCCCGCCGTGGCCATCCGGGTGGTGAAGAAGGCGGACGCCAACACGGTGGTGGTGGTGGACAAGGTCCGGGCCACCATGGAAGCCCTTCAGAAGACCCTCCCCGGGGGCACGAAGCTCACCTGGGTCTCCGACGAGGGGGACTACATCCGGGCTTCCGTGGACAGCACGGTAAACAACATCTGGCAGGGGGTGCTCCTCACCGCGGGGATCCTCTTCCTGTTCCTCTACAACCTGCGCTCCACCTTCGTGGTAGCGGTCAGCATGCCCCTGACCATCATCATCGCCCTGTTCTTCATGCAGCTTCTGGGGTACACCCTCAACACCTCCACCCTCCTGGCGGCGGGACTCTCCGTGGGCATCCTGGTGTCCAACTCCCTGGTGGTGCTGGAAAGCGTCCTCACCCACCTGCAGCGCACCGGGGACCCCTGGCGGGCCGCCCGGGAGGGCACCGCCGACGTGGCGGTGGCGGTGCTGGCCAGCGCAGGGACCAACGTGGTGGTGATGCTGCCCATCGGCCTCATGGGCAGCATGGTGGGGCTGTTCTTCCGTCCCTTTGCCCTCACCTCCGTGGTGGTGAACGGCGTGTCCATCTTCATCTCCTTCACCCTCACCCCCATTCTGGCGGCCCTGGTCCTCAAGCCCGTGGACGAGACCCAGGACTCCCGGCTGAAGCGCCTGGAGCGCCGCTGGAACCAGGGGCTGGATCGCCTGGCGGACCGGTACGTGGGGGCGCTGCGAAAGATGCTGCGCCACAAGGCCCTCACCCTGGGGGTGCTGGGGGGCGTGGCGGTGCTCTTCCTCCATGCTCTCTCCCTGGCCCCGGGGATCGGCTTCAGCTTCGCCCCGGACATCGACAAGGGCACCATCTACATGAAGCTGGAGTTCCCCACCCGGCAGGACCTGGAGACCACCGTGGGCCGGGTGCAGGAGGCCCAGGGGCTCCTGAAGGGGCTGCCGGGGCTGCGTCGGGTCCTCTCCACCGTAGGGGTGGTGGAGGGGCTGGGGGAGAACCAGCAGGGGGTGTACCTGGCCCAGATCCAGCTCAACCTGTCGGACAAGATGGACCGGGACGAGGGGATCGCTCGGATCCTGACGGAGTTGCGTCGCCGCTTCCGCAGCTTCCCGGACTGCATCGTCACCGCCAGCATCCCGGGGCTGGTGGGGGGCCAGAGCAGCCCCATCGACCTGGAGATCCGAGGGGACGACCTGAAGGAGCTGGACCGCATCGCCCTGGGGGTGGCGGACCGGGCCCGGAAGACCCCGGGGTTCGTGGACCTGGACACGTCGGTGCGGGAGGGGAAGCCGGAGATCCGGGTGCTCCCCCGAAGGGCGGTGCTGGCGGACCTGGGGGCCTCTCCCCTGGCGGTGGGGGCTCTGCTTCGGGGGAACCTGGAGGGGGTCAAGGCGGCCACCTACAAGTCCGGCGCCAAGACCTACGACATCCGGGTGAAGCTGGCCGAACGCCCCGGGAAAGACCAGGTGCAGACCTTCCAGATCCCCACGACCCCGGGGCACACCGTGGCCCTGGCCAACTTCGCTTCCCTGGAGGAACGGCGCTCCCCCATCCAGATCCGCCGGTCCGACAAGGTGCGGGTGAGCAAGGTCAACGCCAGCCTGGCCTCGGGGCTGCCCCTGGGCACGGCGGTGCAGACCCTGAACCGGGAGATCCGGGAGGGGGACCTGCTGCCCCCGGGGTACGAGGCCCGGTTCCGAGGAGAGTTCGAGCGCATGGACGAGGCGACGGCGGCCTTCGGGGAGGCGGCGGTGCTCTCCGTCCTCCTCACCTTCCTGGCCCTTTCCGCCATCATGGAGTCCTTCAAGTGGGCCACCCTGATCCTCACCACCGTCCCCCTGGGGCTGGTGGGGGTGCTCTGGGCCCTGGCCCTCACGGGGACCAGCATGTCCATCTTCGTGCTCCTGGGGACGGTCATGCTCATCGGCATCGTGGTGAACAACGCCATCCTGGTGATCGACCGGTTCCTCACCATCCGGCGGGCGGAGCCGGAGCTGGGGCAGGAGGAGGGGATGTACAAGGCCCTGGAGGAATCCTTCCGACCGGTGCTCATGGTCACCGCCGCGGCGGTGTTGGGCATGCTGCCCCTGGCGGTGGCCTCGGGCCTGGGCAGCGAACTCACCAACGGCATCGGCATCGCCTCCGCGGGAGGGGTGCTCATGTCGGGGCTTCTGGCCCTCTTCGTGGTGCCCCTGATCTACCTGGCCTACGTGAAGGTCCGCCGCCGCAGGACCCCTTCGGCGAGCTGA
- a CDS encoding efflux RND transporter periplasmic adaptor subunit → MKLSHRWKQASPRAKVLLALGLVALLGTGAYVLRMGGNGKQEAPADEAVPVVLEKIRTHSFAETVEAQGTLRAKHFALVSPKVDGPILEVYVREGDRVTAGKTPLFRIDDLKLREAEQIAQKDLAAARFAREERDAALQRAAIELDRAAKEYRRFQALHEEDVVSQSGFDDVESRYRQMASMRDLSRSTLKAAGENVRKADAALRIAQKNLRDSLVLSPLTGVVSKRLAEPGETGKVGTPVVRVDDPRLLEAVVFVPGQFYARIQEGRTRVQVSDSGGAWTLEVPVATKSPVVDPTLRTFEARALLSGDAVRVPGALVNLSFLLNRREGPGVPTASVLERAGGKVVFVSDGKTARMVPVRTGLVTNGWTEVLSGDLKPGDAVVAQGQFLLNPGAPVRVQKGN, encoded by the coding sequence ATGAAGCTCAGCCATCGGTGGAAGCAGGCGTCGCCACGGGCGAAGGTCCTCCTTGCCCTGGGCCTGGTGGCCCTTCTGGGAACGGGGGCCTACGTCCTGCGCATGGGGGGGAACGGGAAGCAGGAGGCTCCGGCGGACGAGGCGGTGCCGGTGGTGCTGGAGAAGATCCGGACCCACTCCTTCGCGGAGACCGTGGAAGCCCAGGGAACCCTGCGGGCGAAACACTTCGCCCTGGTGTCCCCCAAGGTGGACGGCCCCATCCTGGAGGTGTACGTCCGGGAGGGGGACCGGGTGACCGCGGGGAAAACGCCCCTGTTCCGCATCGACGACCTGAAGCTCCGGGAGGCGGAGCAGATCGCCCAGAAGGACCTGGCCGCCGCCCGGTTCGCCCGGGAGGAGCGGGACGCCGCCCTCCAGAGGGCCGCGATCGAATTGGATCGGGCCGCCAAGGAGTACCGGCGCTTCCAGGCCCTCCACGAAGAGGACGTGGTGAGCCAGAGCGGCTTCGACGACGTGGAGTCCCGGTACCGGCAGATGGCCTCCATGAGGGACCTGAGCCGCAGCACCCTGAAGGCGGCGGGGGAGAACGTGCGCAAGGCCGACGCGGCCCTGCGCATCGCCCAAAAGAACCTGCGGGACTCCCTGGTCCTCTCCCCCCTCACGGGGGTGGTGAGCAAGCGCCTGGCGGAGCCCGGGGAGACGGGCAAGGTGGGCACCCCGGTGGTGCGGGTCGACGACCCCCGGCTCCTGGAGGCGGTGGTCTTCGTCCCGGGGCAGTTCTACGCCCGCATCCAGGAGGGCAGGACCCGGGTCCAGGTTTCGGACTCCGGGGGGGCCTGGACCCTGGAGGTCCCCGTGGCCACCAAGAGCCCCGTGGTGGACCCGACGCTTCGCACCTTCGAGGCCCGAGCTCTGCTGTCCGGGGACGCCGTGCGGGTTCCCGGGGCCCTGGTGAACCTCTCCTTCCTCCTGAACCGCCGGGAGGGGCCCGGGGTCCCCACCGCCTCGGTGCTGGAGCGCGCCGGGGGGAAGGTGGTCTTCGTCTCCGACGGGAAGACCGCCCGTATGGTTCCGGTGCGCACCGGCCTGGTGACCAACGGCTGGACGGAGGTCCTCTCGGGGGACCTCAAGCCCGGGGACGCGGTGGTGGCCCAGGGACAGTTCCTCCTGAACCCCGGCGCCCCCGTGCGGGTGCAGAAGGGAAACTAG
- a CDS encoding TetR/AcrR family transcriptional regulator, translating into MHPKGHFREAILEAAEEIVMETGAQNLTLSAVASRAGISKGGLLYHFQTKRELIQATLKRAAERLDEEAKRQGEDLPETPSRRLKAHLLAHDVTSRYPEVLRTKRLFAGLLAAAALDPELATPLRHEYEAFFRELTGAGLSREKAAVVCLASDGLCLLDLVHVSPFDEETRERILEELLRLADGAVLPRENAREPEGTAKGAGR; encoded by the coding sequence ATGCACCCCAAGGGACACTTTCGAGAGGCCATCCTGGAGGCGGCGGAGGAGATCGTGATGGAGACGGGGGCCCAGAACCTGACCCTCTCCGCCGTGGCCTCCCGGGCGGGAATCAGCAAGGGAGGGCTCCTCTACCACTTCCAGACCAAGAGAGAGCTGATCCAGGCCACCCTGAAGCGGGCGGCGGAGCGCCTGGACGAGGAGGCGAAGAGGCAGGGAGAGGACCTGCCCGAAACCCCCTCCCGCAGATTGAAGGCCCACCTGCTGGCCCACGACGTTACCTCCCGGTATCCCGAGGTGCTGCGCACCAAGCGGCTCTTCGCGGGCCTTCTGGCTGCGGCGGCCCTGGACCCGGAGTTGGCCACCCCCCTGCGGCACGAGTACGAGGCCTTCTTTCGGGAACTGACGGGGGCGGGGCTCTCTCGGGAGAAGGCGGCGGTAGTGTGCCTGGCCAGCGACGGCCTCTGCCTCCTGGACCTGGTCCACGTGAGCCCCTTCGACGAAGAGACCCGAGAGCGGATCCTGGAGGAGCTGCTGCGCCTGGCGGACGGGGCGGTGCTGCCCCGGGAAAACGCGCGGGAGCCCGAGGGAACGGCGAAGGGAGCGGGGCGATGA
- a CDS encoding ABC transporter substrate-binding protein: MKTWKHLLLGLLLIVAAGGVLLFSDWLGRGGSLGGGDDPAAQLHRKVREGRKVRVGVLKWASSLTQDETCRGLLQGLEERGFRDGKELEIQTFSAEGDMPTAVSLAQRACGGEYDLLLTVSTLSLQVGATANKGGKVVQVFGAVTDPYGAGVGISRENHEDHPAWLTGVGTFQPVRETLELARKLNPDLKTLGTVMNPSEACSKACYDLAEKVCGEMGIRLKAVTVDNSSGVYEAACALAAQGVEAFVIGGDNTVESAFASVVKAAKAARIPVLGYAAMYGAQGALAGLGANYVDVGRIQAHLAADILQGKSPARIPVENAMPLKLSLNRQVLAGLRGPWRIPPEVEAQAAQVFDASGRLAVSKERPEALPSSGPGRCWNLHLLNYVESAPTEETVRGLRRALDEAKLREGKDYTLKEANAQGDMPTLAALLDNALSQNPDLILLTSTPTLQAAVQKVKDRPVVFGVVANPVVAGAGRSAEDHLPNVTGISCAGAYEEVVEVLRECCPKARRVGTLVNPSEVNSVYNHDHLKEALAARGVELVSVAVSTPTEISDGIRGLLSRNVDAVVQVAGNLFFTSIAPISKACLDARVPLFGFDTAMAAKGGAAAAVARDYEAGGADMGRVALRVLRGENPRDIPFAPITKTRITLNEGNARRYGLVFPAGLRERADRILKGASRNPTICD, encoded by the coding sequence GTGAAGACGTGGAAGCACCTCCTCCTGGGGCTGCTCCTCATCGTCGCGGCCGGCGGGGTGCTGCTGTTCTCCGACTGGCTGGGTCGGGGGGGAAGCCTGGGGGGGGGAGACGATCCGGCGGCGCAGCTGCACCGAAAGGTCCGGGAGGGACGGAAGGTCCGGGTGGGGGTGCTGAAGTGGGCCTCCAGCCTGACCCAGGACGAGACCTGCCGAGGACTCCTCCAGGGGCTGGAGGAGCGGGGCTTCCGGGACGGGAAGGAGCTGGAGATCCAGACCTTCTCCGCCGAGGGGGACATGCCCACGGCGGTGAGCCTGGCCCAGAGGGCCTGCGGGGGGGAGTACGACCTGCTGCTCACGGTGAGCACCCTTTCCCTCCAGGTGGGGGCCACGGCCAACAAGGGGGGGAAGGTGGTCCAGGTCTTCGGCGCCGTGACGGATCCCTACGGCGCGGGGGTGGGCATCTCCCGGGAGAACCACGAGGATCACCCCGCCTGGCTGACGGGGGTGGGGACCTTTCAGCCCGTCCGGGAGACCCTGGAGCTGGCCCGCAAGCTCAACCCGGACCTGAAGACCCTGGGGACGGTGATGAACCCTTCGGAGGCCTGTTCCAAGGCCTGCTACGACCTGGCGGAGAAGGTCTGCGGCGAGATGGGCATCCGGCTGAAGGCGGTGACGGTGGACAACTCCTCGGGGGTCTACGAGGCGGCCTGCGCCCTGGCGGCCCAGGGGGTGGAGGCCTTCGTCATCGGGGGGGACAACACGGTGGAATCCGCCTTTGCCTCGGTGGTGAAGGCGGCCAAGGCCGCCCGGATCCCCGTGCTGGGATACGCGGCCATGTACGGGGCCCAGGGGGCCCTGGCGGGGCTGGGGGCCAACTACGTGGACGTGGGACGGATCCAGGCCCATCTGGCGGCGGACATCCTCCAGGGCAAGTCTCCCGCCCGGATTCCCGTGGAGAACGCGATGCCCCTGAAGCTCTCCCTGAACCGGCAGGTCCTGGCGGGGCTCCGGGGACCCTGGCGGATCCCTCCGGAGGTGGAGGCCCAGGCGGCCCAGGTCTTCGACGCCTCGGGCAGGCTGGCGGTCTCCAAGGAGCGCCCCGAGGCCCTGCCCTCCTCCGGGCCGGGGCGGTGCTGGAACCTCCATCTGCTGAACTACGTGGAATCCGCCCCCACGGAGGAGACCGTGCGGGGCCTCCGGCGGGCCCTGGACGAGGCGAAGCTTCGGGAGGGGAAGGACTACACCCTGAAGGAGGCCAACGCCCAGGGGGACATGCCCACCCTGGCGGCCCTGCTGGACAACGCCCTCTCCCAGAACCCCGACCTGATCCTCCTCACCTCCACCCCCACCCTCCAGGCGGCGGTGCAGAAGGTGAAGGACCGCCCGGTGGTGTTCGGGGTGGTGGCCAACCCCGTGGTGGCCGGGGCGGGGCGCAGCGCGGAGGACCACCTTCCCAACGTGACGGGAATCTCCTGCGCCGGCGCCTACGAAGAGGTGGTGGAGGTCCTGCGGGAGTGCTGTCCCAAGGCCAGAAGGGTGGGGACCCTGGTGAACCCCTCGGAGGTGAACAGCGTCTACAACCACGACCACCTGAAGGAGGCCCTGGCGGCCCGGGGGGTGGAGCTGGTCTCCGTGGCCGTGTCCACCCCCACGGAGATCTCCGACGGGATTCGGGGGCTTCTCTCCCGAAACGTGGACGCGGTGGTGCAGGTGGCGGGGAACCTGTTCTTCACCTCCATCGCCCCCATCTCCAAGGCCTGCCTGGACGCCCGGGTTCCCCTCTTCGGCTTCGACACCGCCATGGCCGCCAAGGGCGGCGCCGCGGCGGCGGTGGCCCGGGACTACGAGGCGGGGGGCGCGGACATGGGACGGGTGGCCCTGCGGGTGCTGCGGGGGGAGAACCCCCGGGACATCCCCTTCGCCCCCATCACCAAGACCCGCATCACCCTGAACGAGGGGAACGCCCGGCGCTACGGCCTGGTCTTCCCCGCCGGCCTGCGGGAGCGGGCCGACCGGATCCTGAAGGGCGCCTCTAGAAATCCGACCATCTGCGACTGA
- a CDS encoding IS5 family transposase, producing MRQGKLFFEEMAYQRLDKGKDPLVTLAETVDWRIFEEPLRAFRESLRTTDSPAGRKPFDPLLMFKILVLQSLYNLSDDAMEYQIRDRLSFQRFCDLSLEDRVPDAKTLWLFREQLTQAGLVELLFARFDEALRQMGLEARKGQIVDASLVSVPIQRNSREENRQIREGNPPQEWSEAKSRQKDTEARWTVKNSKSTFGYKNHIEADVSCKLIRRYAVTPASVHDSQVFKELLDPGNTSKDVWADAAYRSASHLEYLRQEGYREHIQRKGTSGHPLTGWEKQGNRTRSRTRSRVEHIFAAQKQQAGTLLLRSIGLARAKARIGLRNLIYNLQRFTYLVTQVYVWA from the coding sequence ATGCGCCAGGGGAAACTGTTCTTCGAAGAGATGGCCTATCAGCGACTGGACAAGGGTAAGGATCCCTTGGTGACCCTTGCGGAGACGGTGGACTGGCGTATTTTCGAAGAACCCCTTCGGGCCTTCCGGGAGAGCCTGCGGACCACCGACTCCCCTGCGGGTCGCAAACCCTTCGACCCCCTGTTGATGTTCAAGATCCTGGTGCTCCAGTCCTTGTACAACCTGTCGGACGACGCCATGGAATACCAGATTCGAGACCGCCTCTCCTTCCAGCGCTTCTGCGATCTTTCCCTGGAGGACCGGGTCCCCGACGCCAAGACGCTGTGGCTGTTTCGGGAACAGTTGACCCAAGCGGGTCTGGTGGAACTCCTCTTCGCCCGGTTCGATGAAGCCCTTCGCCAGATGGGGTTGGAGGCCCGGAAGGGACAGATCGTGGATGCCTCCCTGGTCAGCGTCCCCATCCAGAGAAACAGCCGGGAGGAGAACCGACAGATTCGGGAAGGCAACCCACCCCAGGAATGGAGCGAAGCCAAGTCTCGCCAGAAGGACACCGAAGCGAGATGGACTGTGAAGAACAGCAAGAGCACCTTCGGGTACAAGAACCACATCGAGGCGGACGTCTCCTGCAAACTCATTCGGCGTTATGCCGTCACCCCCGCCTCGGTGCACGACAGCCAGGTTTTCAAGGAATTGCTGGATCCCGGGAACACCAGCAAAGACGTCTGGGCAGATGCGGCCTACCGTTCCGCTTCCCACCTGGAGTACCTGCGCCAGGAGGGGTACCGGGAGCACATCCAGAGGAAGGGGACCTCGGGGCACCCCCTGACCGGATGGGAGAAACAGGGCAACCGCACCCGATCTCGAACCCGCAGCCGGGTGGAACACATCTTTGCGGCCCAGAAACAGCAGGCGGGGACCCTTCTGCTGCGCAGCATCGGCCTGGCCCGAGCAAAGGCCCGCATCGGCCTTCGCAACCTGATCTACAACCTCCAGCGCTTCACCTACTTGGTGACGCAGGTCTACGTATGGGCCTGA
- a CDS encoding STAS domain-containing protein: MHLERMEEQTGLALVLHGRLDAGSCRHLEDALEDALRQGAHRVALDMEDVPFLSSLGIRSLMLYEKTLRELGGGLSIRRPSSFVREILGMVGLSALFAAPESPPEEPLGEGTARYDLEGPGGFEAETIAPGEARAFGPGVWGLGLGSFEGAPAALGEILGAEGFALMLPPGEGGTPDFMAASGDFVPTVHFASGMVFRGEPSVCLRFTEDLPGIPLSRLARRALEATESSRAAVALLGETAGLVGASLNALPPGEEGLPPSEGWRDAAGRIGDGGLFSFPEVRDRLSFRPEKRYDRHLVLAVGVAAATDPGTLGPQLRPLGEEPGFWGHFHGAVFPFRAIPQGKVAFRPVLENLLNALAPVGLLHLLEDRRPISGAGESAFLNGALWAGPLRGTEGRSR; encoded by the coding sequence ATGCACCTGGAACGGATGGAGGAACAGACGGGGCTGGCCCTGGTGCTCCACGGCCGCCTGGACGCGGGAAGCTGCCGGCACCTGGAGGATGCCCTGGAGGATGCCCTGCGCCAGGGGGCGCATCGGGTGGCCCTGGACATGGAGGACGTGCCCTTCCTGAGCTCCCTGGGCATCCGGAGCCTCATGCTCTACGAGAAGACCCTGCGGGAGCTGGGGGGCGGGCTTTCCATCCGTCGCCCCTCCTCCTTCGTCCGGGAGATCCTGGGGATGGTGGGCCTTTCCGCCCTCTTCGCCGCCCCGGAGTCCCCCCCGGAGGAACCCCTGGGGGAGGGGACGGCCCGGTACGACCTGGAGGGTCCAGGAGGCTTCGAAGCGGAAACGATCGCCCCGGGGGAGGCCCGGGCCTTCGGCCCCGGCGTCTGGGGGCTGGGTCTGGGGTCCTTCGAGGGAGCCCCCGCCGCCCTGGGGGAGATCCTGGGGGCGGAGGGGTTCGCCCTCATGCTGCCCCCCGGGGAAGGGGGCACCCCGGACTTCATGGCCGCCTCGGGGGATTTCGTCCCCACGGTGCACTTCGCCTCCGGGATGGTGTTCCGGGGGGAACCCTCGGTGTGCCTGCGCTTCACCGAGGACCTCCCGGGGATCCCCCTCTCCCGGCTGGCCCGGAGGGCCCTGGAGGCGACGGAAAGCTCCCGGGCGGCGGTGGCCCTGTTGGGGGAGACCGCGGGCCTCGTGGGGGCCAGCCTGAACGCCCTCCCCCCGGGGGAGGAGGGGCTGCCCCCTTCCGAGGGCTGGAGAGACGCGGCGGGGCGGATCGGGGACGGGGGGCTCTTCTCCTTTCCGGAGGTGCGGGATCGCCTGTCCTTTCGGCCGGAGAAGCGCTACGACCGGCACCTGGTCCTGGCGGTGGGGGTGGCGGCGGCGACGGACCCGGGGACCCTGGGCCCCCAGCTTCGCCCCCTGGGGGAGGAGCCGGGGTTTTGGGGTCACTTCCACGGGGCGGTGTTCCCCTTCCGGGCCATCCCCCAGGGAAAGGTGGCCTTCCGGCCGGTGCTGGAGAACCTCCTGAACGCCCTGGCCCCGGTGGGGCTGCTGCACCTCCTGGAGGACCGGCGTCCCATCTCCGGAGCGGGGGAGAGCGCCTTCCTCAACGGCGCCCTCTGGGCGGGTCCCCTGAGGGGGACGGAAGGGAGGTCGCGGTGA
- a CDS encoding ABC transporter permease: MSLLVGALTMGLILALMSLGVFVSFRIFGFADLATDSILTLGAAVAAVLLVGGVSPWVATAGAVVAGVLSGGITGVLHTRLRINPLLSGILVMTGLYSVNLRVMGGSNVPLSDAVTLVDRVRKAAEGIAGVETVRISLWEVPVGDLAVLAGSFLLVCLLALALHLFLRTDFGTALRASGDNGQMALAQGVSASAMLLVSLMLTGGLVALTGALLAQYQGFADVQMGVGTLVLGLASVIMGQALVRTRSLGVSLTGAVMGSVLFRLLVSIALRWGLNPNDLKLITAFFVLLTLVLPGLLDRLRKGKGVRHA; this comes from the coding sequence GTGAGCCTTCTGGTGGGAGCCCTCACCATGGGGCTCATCCTGGCCCTCATGTCCCTGGGGGTGTTCGTGTCCTTCCGCATCTTCGGCTTCGCGGACCTGGCCACGGACAGCATCCTCACCCTGGGAGCAGCGGTGGCGGCGGTGCTGCTGGTGGGGGGCGTCTCCCCCTGGGTTGCCACCGCAGGGGCGGTGGTGGCGGGGGTGCTCTCCGGAGGGATCACGGGGGTCCTCCACACCCGGCTTCGCATCAACCCCCTCCTCTCGGGAATCCTGGTGATGACGGGGCTCTACTCCGTGAACCTCCGGGTCATGGGGGGAAGCAACGTCCCCCTCTCCGACGCCGTCACCCTGGTGGATCGGGTCCGGAAGGCCGCGGAGGGGATCGCGGGGGTCGAGACGGTGCGGATCTCCCTCTGGGAGGTCCCCGTGGGAGACCTGGCGGTCCTGGCGGGTTCCTTCCTCCTGGTCTGCCTCCTGGCCCTGGCCCTGCACCTCTTCCTGCGCACCGACTTCGGCACCGCCCTGCGGGCCTCCGGGGACAACGGCCAGATGGCCCTGGCCCAGGGGGTGAGCGCCTCCGCCATGCTCCTGGTGAGCCTCATGCTCACCGGGGGGCTGGTGGCCCTCACGGGGGCTCTGCTGGCCCAGTATCAGGGTTTCGCGGACGTGCAGATGGGGGTGGGCACCCTGGTGCTGGGCCTGGCCAGCGTCATCATGGGGCAGGCCCTGGTGCGCACCCGCTCCCTGGGGGTCTCCCTGACGGGGGCGGTGATGGGGTCGGTGCTCTTCCGGCTGCTGGTGTCCATCGCCCTGCGCTGGGGCCTCAACCCCAACGACCTGAAGCTCATCACGGCGTTCTTCGTCCTGCTGACCCTGGTGCTGCCGGGCCTTCTGGATCGTCTGCGGAAGGGCAAGGGGGTGCGTCATGCTTGA